AATTTCGAGTTGCCCGAGATTCCGTTCAAGAAAATCGACCCGAAATGGCGCAGGCAGGTGGTGGTCGACCCGACCGGTGAAGCGCCCGGCACCATCGTCGTGCGCGTCAACGAGCGCCATCTCTATTGGGTGCAGGAGGGCGGCGACGCAATCCGCTACGGCGTCGGCGTCGGCAAGGCCGGCTTCGAGTGGAGCGGGCGCGCCGTCATCCAGTACACCAAGCAGTGGCCCACCTGGACGCCTCCACGGGAAATGATCGCCCGCAAGCCTGAAGTCGCCAAGTGGGCGGGCGGACAGCCCGGGGGCCTCGACAATCCGCTCGGCGCGCGCGCGCTCTACATCTTCAAGGATGGGCAGGACACGCTCTATCGCATTCACGGCTCGCCTGAGTGGTGGACCATCGGCACGCAGGCTTCGTCAGGCTGCGTCCGCCTGATGAACCAGGACATCGTCGATCTCTACAACCGCGTCCGGGCCGCACCCAACAAGGTGCCGAT
This portion of the Mesorhizobium shangrilense genome encodes:
- a CDS encoding L,D-transpeptidase, with protein sequence MSKSAAPFAEDPTTSRDPVLTRRAALFGLGAAALTAGCSSTGLDMPSLNLDQMPTGSIRPQISIDAGVTRPELMYASAVDGNFELPEIPFKKIDPKWRRQVVVDPTGEAPGTIVVRVNERHLYWVQEGGDAIRYGVGVGKAGFEWSGRAVIQYTKQWPTWTPPREMIARKPEVAKWAGGQPGGLDNPLGARALYIFKDGQDTLYRIHGSPEWWTIGTQASSGCVRLMNQDIVDLYNRVRAAPNKVPIVVS